The following proteins are encoded in a genomic region of Sphingopyxis sp. YF1:
- a CDS encoding FecR domain-containing protein: MTDRRAGDIDAEAARYVARMDGDDWSDANEDELDAWLARDPRHPGALLRAQAAWMTLDRPFAAHAASRDRAAPAPRFSRRGLLAGGGAAIAASIAGVALLSGGTSYATAVGEIRRVPLGDGSIAAINTASAIEVRLAETGRDVRLDRGEAWFQVASDSNRPFVVAAGRARIRAVGTAFSVRRGDRGAHVLVTEGVVEVWADGAEGHRVRLAAGSRAFVADDAAIAETPAAPSAIDRALAWRNGKIDLAGDRLDAAAAEFNRYNRRRIVVGDPAIAGERFDGVFRTDDPEGFAKAVEVSLGVPVDLSEPTQIRIGTPDR; this comes from the coding sequence ATGACGGATCGGCGCGCCGGGGACATCGATGCCGAAGCTGCGCGCTATGTCGCGCGGATGGATGGCGACGACTGGTCCGATGCGAATGAGGACGAGCTTGACGCCTGGCTGGCCCGCGACCCGCGGCATCCGGGCGCCTTGCTGCGCGCGCAGGCCGCATGGATGACCCTCGACCGTCCGTTTGCGGCGCATGCCGCGTCGCGCGACAGGGCCGCGCCTGCCCCGCGATTCAGTCGCCGGGGGCTGCTCGCCGGCGGCGGCGCGGCGATCGCGGCGTCGATCGCCGGGGTCGCGCTGCTGTCGGGCGGCACCAGCTACGCGACGGCGGTGGGTGAAATCCGGCGGGTGCCGCTGGGTGACGGTTCGATCGCCGCGATCAACACCGCGAGCGCCATCGAGGTGCGGCTGGCGGAGACGGGGCGCGACGTGCGGCTCGACCGGGGCGAGGCATGGTTCCAGGTCGCCAGCGACAGCAACCGGCCGTTCGTCGTCGCGGCGGGGCGCGCGCGCATCCGCGCGGTCGGCACGGCCTTTTCGGTACGGCGCGGCGACCGCGGCGCGCATGTGCTGGTCACCGAAGGTGTGGTCGAGGTGTGGGCCGACGGGGCCGAGGGACATCGCGTGCGGCTGGCGGCGGGATCGCGCGCCTTCGTTGCCGACGATGCCGCGATCGCGGAAACGCCCGCCGCGCCATCGGCGATCGACCGCGCGCTCGCGTGGCGCAACGGCAAGATCGACCTCGCCGGCGATCGGCTCGACGCCGCCGCCGCCGAGTTCAACCGCTACAACCGGCGCCGGATCGTCGTCGGCGATCCGGCGATCGCTGGCGAGCGGTTCGACGGGGTGTTCCGAACCGACGATCCGGAGGGTTTCGCCAAGGCCGTCGAGGTCAGCCTCGGCGTGCCCGTGGACCTGTCCGAGCCAACGCAGATCCGTATCGGCACGCCCGATCGTTGA
- a CDS encoding sigma-70 family RNA polymerase sigma factor — MAAWVTEHVIPHEPAVRAWLARARASQEDVDELIQESYSRLAALDSVDHIDRPDAYFFSIARNLLIRRLRRARVVPIEAIAEIDAYRDDIRPSPEREASSRLDYRRLLALIDALPERRGRIVRMRKLEGYSQREIAAALGVSESIVENEIHQGVQAVQRAWRDGEAVSAARLAAFEGGGGGA; from the coding sequence ATGGCCGCGTGGGTGACCGAGCATGTCATTCCCCACGAACCCGCCGTGCGTGCCTGGCTGGCCCGCGCCCGCGCGTCGCAAGAGGATGTCGACGAGTTGATCCAGGAATCCTATTCGCGGCTGGCGGCGCTCGACAGCGTCGATCACATCGACCGCCCCGATGCCTATTTTTTCTCGATCGCCCGCAATCTCCTCATCCGCCGCTTGCGCCGGGCGCGGGTAGTTCCGATCGAGGCGATCGCCGAGATCGACGCCTATCGCGACGATATCCGCCCTTCGCCCGAGCGCGAGGCGAGCAGCCGACTCGACTATCGGCGCCTGCTCGCGCTGATCGACGCCTTGCCCGAGCGCCGTGGCCGGATCGTCCGGATGCGCAAGCTCGAAGGCTATTCGCAGCGCGAGATCGCGGCGGCGCTCGGGGTCAGCGAGAGCATCGTCGAAAATGAAATCCATCAGGGCGTGCAGGCGGTCCAGCGCGCCTGGCGCGACGGCGAGGCGGTGAGTGCGGCGCGCCTTGCCGCCTTTGAGGGCGGAGGAGGCGGCGCATGA
- a CDS encoding RNA pyrophosphohydrolase, which translates to MIDHSKLPYRPCAGVMLANRDGRVFVGQRLDTSSEAWQMPQGGIDEGEDAETAAIRELGEETGIHSGLVEIIARSREEYFYDLPDHLVGKMWGGQYRGQRQHWFLMRFMGQDSDVDIHTRHQEFRAWRWAELGEIEKLIVPFKRVLYRGLVEEFGPLV; encoded by the coding sequence ATGATCGATCACAGCAAACTCCCCTATCGCCCCTGCGCGGGCGTCATGCTCGCCAATCGCGACGGCCGCGTCTTCGTCGGCCAGCGGCTCGATACGTCGAGCGAAGCCTGGCAGATGCCGCAGGGCGGGATCGACGAGGGCGAGGATGCCGAAACCGCGGCGATCCGCGAGCTCGGCGAGGAAACGGGCATCCACAGCGGGCTCGTCGAGATCATCGCGCGCAGCCGCGAGGAATATTTCTACGACCTGCCCGACCATCTGGTCGGCAAGATGTGGGGCGGCCAATATCGCGGCCAGCGCCAGCACTGGTTCCTGATGCGTTTCATGGGGCAGGACAGCGACGTCGACATCCACACCAGACACCAGGAGTTTCGCGCCTGGCGCTGGGCCGAACTCGGCGAGATCGAAAAGCTGATCGTTCCGTTCAAGCGCGTGCTTTATCGCGGACTGGTCGAGGAATTCGGACCGCTGGTATAG
- a CDS encoding heavy metal translocating P-type ATPase: protein MEHERQQGSSSGAPKVTDPVCGMAVDPAATPHSVTHAGVHHYFCSAGCRARFEADPDRYHGAGASAPAEAPEGAIWTCPMHPEIQRPGPGSCPICGMALEPVMPAMTDGPSPEYRDMRRRFRVGLALALPVFALEMGGHLTGLHMMLGRQTSNWIQMLLATPVVLWAGWPFFERAWQSLRNRSLNMFTLIAMGTGVAWGYSMVAALAPAIFPDAFRAADGSVAVYFEAAAVITVLVLLGQVLELRARETTGGAIRALLDLTPKLARRVRSDGSDEEIALEAVAVGDLLRVRPGEKVPVDGIVTEGRGTVDESMVTGESMPVTKEPGAALIGGTINQTGGLVMRSERIGRDTMLARIVQMVADAQRSRAPIQRLADSVSGWFVPIVIAVAVAAFIIWSLVGPAPAMAYGLIAAVSVLIIACPCALGLATPMSIMVGVGRGAEAGVLIKNAEALERMEKVDTLVVDKTGTLTEGKPSVVAIEVADGFAGDEVLRVAASLERTSEHPLAHAIVAAARDRGLVPDEPSAVDQPVGKGIIGVVGGKVVLAGNAGFLAEHDVDLSALADTADRLRSDGASAIFIAVNGVAAGVIAIADPIKDTTPAALRALGQAGIRVIMLTGDNRKTAEAIARQLGIADVEAEVLPDQKSAVVERLRAEGRVVAMAGDGVNDAPALAAADVGIAMGSGTDVAIESAGVTLLRGDLMGIVRARHLSHATMRNIRQNLFFAFAYNVAGIPVAAGILYPAFGLLLSPIIAAAAMALSSVSVIGNSLRLRFAKI from the coding sequence ATGGAGCACGAGCGTCAGCAAGGCAGCAGCAGCGGAGCACCGAAGGTCACCGACCCCGTTTGCGGAATGGCCGTCGATCCCGCGGCGACACCTCACTCCGTCACGCACGCCGGGGTTCACCACTATTTTTGCAGCGCCGGTTGCCGCGCCAGGTTCGAGGCCGATCCGGATCGCTATCACGGGGCGGGCGCCTCGGCGCCGGCCGAGGCGCCCGAAGGCGCAATCTGGACCTGTCCGATGCATCCCGAGATCCAGCGTCCCGGGCCGGGCAGCTGTCCGATCTGCGGCATGGCGCTCGAACCGGTGATGCCCGCCATGACCGACGGCCCGAGCCCCGAATATCGCGATATGCGCCGGCGTTTCCGCGTCGGCCTTGCCCTCGCGCTCCCCGTTTTCGCGCTCGAAATGGGCGGCCACCTGACCGGGCTGCACATGATGCTGGGCCGCCAGACGAGCAACTGGATCCAGATGCTGCTCGCGACCCCCGTCGTGCTCTGGGCAGGCTGGCCCTTTTTCGAGCGTGCGTGGCAGTCGCTGCGCAATCGCAGCCTCAACATGTTCACCCTGATCGCGATGGGGACCGGTGTCGCTTGGGGCTACAGCATGGTCGCCGCGCTCGCGCCGGCCATCTTCCCCGATGCCTTTCGCGCCGCCGACGGTTCGGTCGCGGTCTATTTCGAAGCGGCGGCGGTGATCACCGTGCTCGTCCTGCTCGGGCAGGTGCTCGAGCTGCGCGCGCGCGAAACCACGGGTGGCGCGATCCGCGCGCTGCTCGACCTGACGCCGAAACTGGCCCGGCGCGTCCGCTCCGACGGCAGCGACGAGGAAATCGCGCTGGAGGCGGTCGCCGTCGGGGACCTGTTGCGCGTTCGTCCGGGCGAGAAGGTCCCGGTCGACGGTATCGTGACCGAAGGGCGCGGGACGGTCGACGAATCGATGGTGACCGGCGAATCGATGCCCGTGACGAAGGAGCCGGGCGCGGCCCTGATCGGCGGCACGATCAACCAGACCGGCGGGCTGGTGATGCGCAGCGAAAGGATCGGCCGCGACACGATGCTGGCGCGGATCGTCCAGATGGTCGCCGACGCGCAGCGCAGCCGCGCTCCGATCCAGCGCCTCGCCGATTCGGTATCGGGCTGGTTCGTGCCGATCGTTATCGCGGTGGCGGTTGCCGCTTTCATCATCTGGTCGCTGGTCGGGCCGGCGCCGGCGATGGCCTATGGCCTGATCGCCGCGGTCTCGGTCCTCATCATCGCCTGCCCGTGCGCGCTCGGTCTCGCGACCCCGATGTCGATCATGGTCGGTGTCGGCCGCGGCGCCGAAGCGGGCGTCCTCATCAAAAATGCCGAAGCGCTCGAACGCATGGAAAAGGTCGACACGCTCGTCGTCGACAAGACCGGCACGCTCACCGAGGGAAAGCCGTCGGTCGTCGCGATCGAGGTCGCCGACGGTTTCGCCGGGGACGAAGTGCTGCGCGTCGCCGCCAGCCTCGAACGCACGAGCGAACATCCGCTCGCGCACGCGATCGTCGCGGCCGCCCGCGACCGCGGCCTGGTTCCCGACGAGCCGTCGGCGGTCGACCAGCCGGTCGGAAAGGGCATCATCGGAGTCGTCGGGGGCAAGGTCGTCCTTGCCGGCAACGCCGGTTTTCTCGCGGAGCATGATGTCGATCTCTCCGCCCTCGCCGATACCGCCGACCGCCTGCGCAGTGACGGCGCGAGCGCGATCTTCATCGCGGTAAACGGCGTCGCCGCGGGGGTCATCGCGATCGCCGACCCGATCAAGGACACCACGCCGGCGGCGCTCCGCGCGCTCGGGCAAGCCGGCATCCGCGTGATCATGCTGACCGGCGACAACCGCAAGACCGCCGAGGCGATCGCACGGCAACTGGGCATCGCCGACGTCGAGGCCGAGGTCCTGCCCGACCAGAAAAGCGCGGTGGTCGAGCGGCTGCGCGCGGAGGGGCGCGTCGTCGCCATGGCGGGCGACGGCGTCAACGACGCCCCCGCACTCGCTGCCGCCGATGTCGGGATCGCGATGGGATCGGGCACCGACGTCGCGATCGAAAGCGCGGGCGTGACGCTGCTGCGCGGCGACCTCATGGGGATCGTGCGCGCGCGCCACCTCAGCCATGCCACCATGCGCAACATCCGGCAGAATCTCTTCTTCGCCTTTGCCTATAATGTGGCGGGCATCCCGGTCGCGGCGGGCATTCTCTACCCCGCCTTCGGCCTGTTGCTGTCGCCGATCATCGCCGCCGCGGCGATGGCGCTCTCTTCGGTCAGCGTCATCGGCAATTCGCTGCGCCTGCGATTTGCGAAAATCTGA
- a CDS encoding uracil-DNA glycosylase: MAIDSPLPGTEPPRDCPRCPRLVALRGACRAEHPDWWNAPVYAFGDRDAWLALAGLAPGKHGANRTGRPFTGDYAGDLLFETLANFGLSRGHYDARIDDGLALDGAIIVNSVKCLPPQNKPTPAEIANCRPFFEAQMARLPGLRVVIALGRIAHDAVLRAAGLRLAAHPFAHGAVHELPGGRRLVDSYHCSRYNTNTGRLTAAMFAEVFRKALELREV, translated from the coding sequence GTGGCGATTGACAGCCCCTTGCCCGGCACCGAGCCGCCGCGCGATTGCCCGCGCTGCCCGCGGCTCGTCGCGCTGCGCGGCGCGTGTCGGGCCGAGCATCCCGACTGGTGGAACGCGCCCGTCTACGCCTTCGGTGACCGCGATGCTTGGCTCGCCCTTGCCGGACTCGCGCCGGGCAAACATGGCGCGAACCGGACCGGTCGCCCCTTTACCGGCGATTATGCGGGCGACCTGCTGTTCGAAACGCTCGCCAATTTCGGGCTAAGCAGGGGGCATTATGATGCGCGCATCGACGACGGGCTGGCGCTCGACGGCGCGATCATCGTCAACAGCGTCAAATGCCTGCCGCCCCAGAACAAGCCGACGCCCGCGGAAATCGCCAATTGCCGACCCTTTTTCGAGGCGCAGATGGCGAGATTGCCCGGGTTGCGCGTCGTGATCGCGCTCGGGCGGATCGCGCACGACGCGGTGCTGCGCGCGGCGGGGCTCCGCCTTGCGGCGCACCCCTTTGCGCATGGCGCGGTGCACGAGCTGCCGGGCGGGCGCCGCCTCGTCGACAGCTATCATTGCTCGCGCTACAATACGAACACCGGGCGGCTGACTGCAGCGATGTTTGCCGAGGTGTTCCGCAAGGCTCTGGAACTGCGCGAAGTCTGA
- a CDS encoding nuclear transport factor 2 family protein: protein MRILLPAALILAPIVAAPATAAEGHPDYRGAAAVLADYKAALEKRDISSVDRLFAPDAQIFENGGVEGNSARYRDHHLGPELKAFQSFVLGDYKVAVRGEGDIALATETYSYTITLANGERIVRDGVATSVLKWADGAWRIVSLHSSSRKPKA from the coding sequence ATGAGGATATTGCTGCCCGCCGCGCTGATACTGGCGCCGATCGTTGCCGCTCCCGCGACGGCTGCGGAAGGGCACCCCGATTATCGCGGCGCCGCGGCGGTGCTCGCCGACTATAAGGCGGCGCTCGAAAAGCGCGACATATCCTCGGTCGACCGGCTGTTCGCCCCCGACGCGCAAATCTTCGAGAATGGCGGCGTCGAGGGCAATTCCGCCCGGTATCGCGACCATCATCTCGGCCCCGAGCTCAAGGCCTTCCAGTCCTTCGTCCTCGGCGACTACAAGGTCGCGGTACGCGGCGAAGGCGATATCGCGCTCGCCACCGAAACCTATTCCTATACGATCACGCTCGCGAACGGCGAACGGATCGTGCGCGACGGCGTGGCGACGAGCGTGCTCAAATGGGCCGACGGCGCGTGGCGGATCGTCAGCCTCCACAGCTCGTCGCGCAAGCCGAAGGCCTGA
- a CDS encoding TonB-dependent receptor: MRLLLVGGEKSARQGRDGMGNGIGRGALLASVAIVWVAAASPASAQSKAFEVPAQAAASGIAELGRQADIQIVAARRYTQNKRANAVRGAMTVERALAVLLDGTGLVARRTGAQTYSVVPAAPAAPPREGNAPPPAAASPAIESDSEIIVTAQRKEEKITDVPIAMTALSGDALDDRKIEGGPELLRAVPNVSFTKTNFSMYNFSIRGIGTQSISATSDPAVAVSFNSTPLVRNRLFEAEFFDLNRVEVLRGPQGTLYGRNATAGVVNMIPALPGPTFGGELKGETGSFETRRLSGMLNVPISDTLGVRVAGMMTKRDGFDYNSFFGTRINGRDLWSTRATLAWEPSDRFKANVIWQHFEEDDNRSRSAKQLCTPDPGASKIGSVEITDPGLRGRISQGCLPGSLYDDAAYGKPNSAALVYLYFPSTSMRVGNRLEGRFTQIPVPAVIADPMGGGTQSRNLREIESNWDPIFRAKNDVVQFNWEYKPSDTLQFISQTAYSRDRFYSSQDYNRFVTEPMFSDSSAGPLYSGTRPLDLEKFPGPTPGGVFCDYQLGCSDRMVSADLSRSRNRQWSQEFRLQSSFDGPLNFLVGANYLDFKSQDDYYVFNNMFTYVAQWEFSRAPIIPAAPSYAGDGWILRPCELGNEDRECPYVDTNPIDSLNNQGHNYFLSQNGVRIKSKAMFGELYWNISEDLKLTIGARYTKDKKRADQIPSQLLLGGGRNSPSVIASGGPDSALGKQYIGDITGGRVNSGYPAQDDINLSWGKFTGRAVLDWKPDISFTDDSLIYASISRGYKGGGVNPPRIDFNPNVVQFQFLPQTFRPEYVNALEIGMKHSFDGGRFTLNTTGFFYDYKDFQVSQIVDRIAYNENFNATSWGLELEAAWRPSRAFRVDGNLGYLRTRLGKGAQSIDVMDRTQGDPDWVVLRPWLQVPSNCIAPRAYVEQILKANAGGLIPKTPGETALILSSLCPGADRLGSWNPARPVRVTGLNYWNPTRGNALINPAYGFTYDPTAPYDPAKVGALVPYDPANPQAWLGGSSGAPNGGRGFYADLEGNELPNAPRLTANIGSQYTFFLEGGDWELTFRGDYYFQSKSFGRVYNTEFDRLRAWDNVNVAVTLARPESDLSFQLYVKNLFKKMPITGFFVNSDDNGLTTNVFTPDPRIIGFNASLKF; encoded by the coding sequence TTGAGGCTCTTGCTGGTCGGGGGCGAAAAAAGCGCCCGTCAGGGGAGAGACGGAATGGGGAATGGAATCGGGCGCGGCGCGCTTCTGGCATCGGTGGCAATCGTCTGGGTCGCGGCGGCAAGCCCGGCTTCGGCGCAGAGCAAGGCGTTCGAGGTGCCAGCGCAGGCGGCCGCCAGCGGCATCGCCGAACTCGGCCGGCAGGCCGATATCCAGATCGTCGCCGCTCGGCGTTATACGCAGAACAAGCGGGCCAATGCGGTCCGCGGCGCGATGACGGTGGAGCGTGCGCTGGCCGTTTTGCTCGACGGCACCGGGCTGGTCGCGCGGCGCACCGGCGCACAGACCTATTCGGTCGTTCCCGCAGCGCCCGCCGCCCCGCCACGCGAGGGAAACGCACCCCCGCCCGCCGCAGCCAGCCCTGCAATTGAAAGTGACAGCGAAATCATCGTCACGGCGCAGCGGAAGGAAGAGAAGATCACCGACGTGCCGATCGCGATGACGGCCTTGTCGGGCGATGCGCTCGACGATCGCAAGATCGAGGGCGGCCCTGAACTGCTGCGCGCCGTTCCGAACGTCAGCTTCACCAAGACCAATTTCTCGATGTATAATTTCTCGATCCGCGGCATCGGGACGCAGTCGATCTCGGCAACGAGCGATCCGGCGGTGGCGGTGAGTTTCAACTCGACGCCGCTTGTCCGTAACCGATTATTCGAAGCGGAGTTTTTCGATCTCAATCGCGTCGAGGTGCTGCGCGGGCCGCAGGGCACGCTGTACGGCCGCAACGCGACCGCCGGCGTCGTCAACATGATTCCGGCCCTGCCCGGCCCGACCTTTGGCGGCGAGTTGAAGGGCGAGACCGGCAGTTTCGAAACAAGGCGCCTGAGCGGGATGCTCAACGTGCCGATCTCCGATACATTGGGGGTCCGCGTCGCGGGGATGATGACCAAGCGCGATGGCTTTGATTATAACAGCTTTTTCGGAACGCGGATCAACGGACGTGACCTGTGGTCGACCCGTGCCACTCTGGCGTGGGAACCGAGCGATCGCTTCAAGGCCAATGTCATCTGGCAGCATTTCGAAGAAGACGACAATCGGTCGCGCTCCGCCAAGCAATTGTGCACGCCCGACCCGGGGGCTTCAAAAATTGGCAGTGTCGAAATTACCGACCCGGGGCTTCGCGGCCGTATCAGCCAGGGGTGCCTGCCGGGATCGCTTTATGACGATGCGGCCTATGGAAAGCCCAACAGCGCGGCGCTCGTGTATCTTTATTTCCCGAGCACATCGATGCGGGTTGGAAATCGGCTGGAGGGCCGCTTCACGCAGATTCCTGTACCCGCGGTCATCGCTGATCCGATGGGCGGCGGTACGCAATCGCGAAATTTGCGTGAAATTGAATCCAATTGGGACCCGATATTTCGCGCCAAAAATGATGTCGTCCAGTTTAACTGGGAATATAAGCCATCCGATACCCTGCAATTTATCTCGCAAACGGCTTATTCCCGCGATCGATTCTATTCGTCACAGGACTACAACCGATTCGTTACCGAACCGATGTTTTCAGATTCATCTGCAGGCCCTCTTTACTCAGGTACGAGGCCACTTGATCTGGAAAAATTTCCGGGACCGACGCCGGGTGGTGTTTTTTGCGATTACCAACTCGGTTGTTCCGATCGCATGGTATCGGCGGATTTAAGCCGATCGAGGAATCGGCAATGGTCTCAGGAATTCCGCCTGCAATCCAGTTTCGATGGGCCATTGAATTTTCTGGTCGGCGCCAATTATCTCGATTTCAAATCGCAAGATGATTATTATGTTTTCAACAATATGTTCACCTATGTCGCTCAATGGGAATTTAGCAGAGCTCCCATTATACCTGCGGCACCTAGTTATGCCGGGGATGGATGGATATTGCGACCCTGTGAATTGGGCAATGAAGATAGGGAGTGCCCCTATGTCGATACCAATCCGATCGACAGCCTGAACAATCAGGGGCACAATTATTTTCTCAGCCAGAACGGTGTTCGCATAAAATCGAAAGCGATGTTTGGCGAACTATATTGGAACATCAGCGAAGATCTGAAATTGACGATTGGCGCTCGTTATACAAAGGACAAGAAACGAGCAGATCAAATTCCTAGTCAACTGTTATTGGGTGGGGGGCGTAATAGTCCTAGCGTCATCGCTTCTGGCGGCCCCGATTCAGCACTGGGTAAGCAATACATAGGCGATATCACCGGTGGGCGCGTGAACAGCGGCTATCCGGCTCAGGATGATATCAATCTGTCCTGGGGGAAATTCACCGGGCGCGCGGTGCTCGATTGGAAGCCGGATATCAGCTTCACCGACGACAGCCTGATCTATGCGTCCATATCGCGTGGCTACAAGGGCGGCGGCGTCAATCCGCCCAGAATCGATTTCAACCCCAATGTGGTGCAGTTTCAATTCCTGCCGCAAACATTCCGTCCGGAATATGTCAATGCCTTGGAAATCGGCATGAAGCATAGCTTTGACGGTGGACGCTTCACCTTGAACACAACCGGGTTTTTCTATGATTACAAGGATTTCCAGGTTTCCCAGATCGTTGATCGCATTGCCTATAATGAAAATTTCAATGCGACGAGTTGGGGACTGGAACTGGAAGCGGCATGGCGCCCGTCGCGCGCGTTTCGGGTCGATGGCAATCTGGGCTATCTGCGGACGCGATTGGGCAAGGGCGCGCAATCGATCGACGTGATGGACCGGACGCAGGGGGATCCCGATTGGGTGGTCTTGCGGCCCTGGCTACAGGTTCCGTCCAACTGCATCGCCCCGCGCGCCTATGTCGAACAGATATTGAAGGCGAATGCCGGGGGATTGATTCCCAAAACGCCGGGCGAGACGGCGCTTATTTTGTCCAGCCTGTGCCCGGGTGCGGACCGTCTTGGCAGCTGGAATCCGGCGAGGCCCGTCAGAGTTACTGGCCTCAATTACTGGAATCCCACCCGAGGGAACGCGCTTATCAATCCGGCCTATGGTTTTACCTATGACCCCACGGCACCTTATGATCCCGCAAAGGTGGGAGCGCTGGTGCCCTATGATCCCGCCAATCCGCAGGCCTGGCTCGGGGGATCGAGCGGGGCTCCCAATGGTGGTCGCGGGTTCTATGCGGATCTTGAGGGGAATGAGCTGCCCAACGCTCCGCGCCTGACCGCAAATATCGGTTCACAATATACTTTCTTCCTCGAAGGCGGTGATTGGGAACTGACGTTCCGCGGCGACTATTATTTTCAGTCGAAAAGCTTTGGCCGCGTTTACAACACCGAGTTCGACAGGTTGCGGGCGTGGGACAATGTGAACGTCGCGGTGACACTGGCTCGGCCGGAATCGGACCTCAGCTTTCAGCTCTATGTCAAGAATCTGTTCAAGAAGATGCCGATCACGGGGTTCTTCGTGAACAGCGACGACAATGGCCTGACGACCAACGTGTTTACACCGGACCCGCGCATCATCGGGTTTAATGCGTCGTTGAAATTCTAA
- a CDS encoding heavy-metal-associated domain-containing protein, translating to MIRFDIPGMTCGGCARTITAAIHSVDAQARVDIDVAARTLNVETGADRDTLAGAIREAGYEVATG from the coding sequence ATGATCCGTTTCGACATTCCCGGGATGACGTGCGGCGGCTGCGCGCGCACGATCACCGCCGCCATCCATAGCGTCGATGCACAGGCGCGCGTCGATATCGATGTTGCGGCCAGAACGCTTAACGTCGAAACCGGCGCGGATCGCGACACGCTCGCCGGGGCGATCCGCGAAGCCGGCTATGAGGTGGCGACCGGCTGA
- the folK gene encoding 2-amino-4-hydroxy-6-hydroxymethyldihydropteridine diphosphokinase, with protein sequence MHDATPPRAPLALYAIGLGSNRRHVRHGDPRRVLLAALAALESDDIEPVDASPIIASAPLGPSRRRYANAVALVASPLPPPDLLERLQTIEASFGRRTGQRWCARTLDLDILLWSGGAWSDPALTIPHPAMAERDFVLGPLRTIVPRWRHPLLRHSIRQLAARLVQAKPVDRSGSAH encoded by the coding sequence ATGCACGATGCAACGCCCCCGCGCGCGCCGCTGGCTCTCTATGCCATCGGTCTCGGCTCGAACCGCCGCCATGTCCGGCACGGCGACCCCCGCCGCGTGCTGCTCGCCGCACTCGCCGCGCTCGAAAGCGACGACATCGAACCCGTCGACGCGAGCCCGATCATTGCGAGCGCGCCGCTCGGTCCCTCGCGCCGCCGCTACGCCAATGCGGTCGCGCTCGTTGCCTCGCCCCTGCCCCCGCCCGACCTGCTCGAACGGCTGCAGACGATCGAGGCCAGCTTCGGCCGCCGCACCGGGCAGCGCTGGTGCGCACGGACGCTCGACCTCGACATCTTGCTGTGGTCGGGCGGCGCGTGGAGCGACCCCGCGCTGACCATCCCGCATCCCGCGATGGCCGAACGCGACTTCGTGCTCGGCCCGCTGCGCACGATCGTTCCGCGCTGGCGTCATCCGTTGCTCCGCCACAGCATCCGCCAGCTCGCCGCGCGGCTGGTGCAAGCAAAGCCGGTTGACCGCAGCGGATCGGCGCACTAG